From one Pempheris klunzingeri isolate RE-2024b chromosome 9, fPemKlu1.hap1, whole genome shotgun sequence genomic stretch:
- the LOC139206775 gene encoding neuronal acetylcholine receptor subunit beta-2-like: protein MAVPVKAALALLVLTVATALCAEVEERLVSHLLSPERYNKLIRPAVNNSQQVTIYIQVSLAQLINVNEREQIMTTNCWLSQVWNDYRLMWNPEEYEGIKKIRLPSQHIWLPDIVLYNNADGTYEVSFYSNALVSNNGEVAWLPPAIYKSACKIEVRDFPFDQQNCTLKFRSWTYDHTEIDLILLSDFASRDDFKPSGEWDIVSLPGRKNEDPNDIRYLDITYDFIIKRKPLFYTINLIIPCILITSLAILVFYLPSDCGEKMTLCISVLLALTVFLLLISKIVPPTSLAVPLIGKYLMFTMVLVTFSIVTSVCVLNVHHRSPSTHTMPTWVKRVFLYRLPSYLFMRRPGSSNIREKFRKKHQHRSYSDQKLRGADGGTGSPAGMADSSSSFFVNEESAKRYGWKISDLSENTEFRKRMTLKCNIDVEDAVDGVRYIAEKMKSEDDDEGIIEDWKYVAMVIDRLFLWIFVFVCVVGTVGLFMQPLFQSYNTPIIDDMDHN from the exons ATGGCAGTCCCGGTGAAAGCAGCCTTGGCTCTCCTGGTCCTCACCGTGGCAA ctgcctTGTGTGCGGAGGTGGAGGAGCGGCTGGTGAGTCACCTGTTGTCACCGGAGCGCTACAACAAGCTGATCAGACCAGCTGTCAACAATAGCCAGCAGGTCACTATTTACATCCAGGTGTCTCTAGCCCAGCTTATCAACGTg aaTGAGAGGGAGCAGATTATGACCACCAACTGTTGGCTCAGTCAG GTATGGAATGACTACAGATTAATGTGGAACCCTGAAGAGTACGAGGGAATCAAGAAAATTCGCCTCCCGTCACAACACATCTGGCTGCCAGACATCGTCCTCTACAACAA TGCTGATGGGACCTATGAAGTCTCATTCTACTCTAATGCCTTGGTCTCCAACAACGGCGAGGTGGCCTGGCTCCCACCAGCTATCTACAAGTCAGCCTGCAAAATCGAAGTCCGTGATTTCCCTTTTGACCAGCAGAACTGCACCCTCAAATTTCGCTCCTGGACATACGACCACACTGAGATCGATCTTATCCTCCTCAGCGATTTTGCCTCACGTGATGACTTCAAACCCAGCGGTGAGTGGGATATTGTTTCACTGCCTGGACGTAAGAACGAAGACCCTAATGACATCAGGTACCTGGATATCACCTATGACTTTATTATCAAGAGAAAACCTCTGTTCTACACCATCAACCTGATCATTCCCTGCATCCTGATCACATCGCTGGCTATTCTGGTCTTCTACCTCCCATCAGACTGTGGTGAGAAGATgactctctgtatctctgtcctCTTGGCCCTGACTGTGTTTTTACTCCTTATCTCAAAGATTGTGCCACCCACGTCTTTAGCAGTGCCTCTGATTGGGAAGTACCTGATGTTTACAATGGTGCTGGTCACCTTCTCCATCGTcaccagtgtttgtgtgcttaaCGTGCACCATCGGTCCCCCAGTACGCACACCATGCCTACTTGGGTTAAGCGTGTCTTCCTGTACAGGCTCCCCTCTTACCTCTTCATGCGGAGACCCGGTAGCTCCAACATCCGCGAGAAGTTCCGGAAAAAACACCAGCACCGATCGTACTCTGACCAGAAGCTGCGTGGAGCGGACGGAGGGACTGGAAGCCCTGCAGGAATGGCAGattcctcctcatccttcttTGTGAACGAGGAGTCAGCCAAACGCTACGGCTGGAAGATCAGCGACTTGTCCGAGAACACAGAGTTCAGGAAGAGGATGACGCTCAAGTGCAACATTGACGTGGAGGATGCGGTGGATGGTGTACGCTACATTGCTGAGAAGATGAAGAgcgaggatgatgatgaaggg ATCATTGAAGACTGGAAATACGTGGCCATGGTGATCGACCGCCTCTTCCTGTggatctttgtgtttgtttgtgtggttggGACTGTGGGCCTCTTCATGCAGCCTCTGTTCCAAAGTTACAACACCCCCATTATTGATGACATGGACCATAACTGA